A single genomic interval of uncultured Pseudodesulfovibrio sp. harbors:
- a CDS encoding 6-hydroxymethylpterin diphosphokinase MptE-like protein, with translation MTAYPFLKDNIEYLQRIGHPAYQWLSTQDFKEEALMNNIFINEFGLHDWRMESGQGMFEALPPVGLYKSWVHEEKASCSATMIVGSNLGYGVNHVLQETPESHKVMLLEPRAEMLLACLGQTDYRPFFEAKKFHILVPDEDYIWEVIRNLDLQYVYGKIHLKADMPSQQLGPEYARWTKIVRDKLENFSLELATLRFRQDVMVGNEINNFKLAREHGSLRSLEGKAGGVGGVILGAGPSLEKHAPELLKNRSHVLYTCALQTLPTLQNLGIKPHFCVAIDYDDSMLKIFNRLDPDFVQDIPLIYSTKVNPQTVKRYAGPTIPLWTVGGMGTFVMKEHDLVLDAGGNVSVTLSRLLRWCGVSHMLLVGQDYAWLNNQSHAGGHHNHTTNMQLQSYHQYTKNMEGEEILTTIQYMTAKRELENDLRQSAFPIYNIYGGGVEIKGTRAVDIEAAYKDGILASAPGSVDRFMTDLMACREDKVVVRFEPRGPMWSSSLRNAEKLLGKLFKNVKANQKEIHEVFNKIELFLKQDPLYMPYIFNETIDLAGLTRAKHFHERKDFPEFKRIAKCVMKKVREIDRNVCEIPKQRREVA, from the coding sequence ATGACCGCGTATCCGTTTCTGAAAGACAACATCGAGTATTTGCAGCGCATAGGCCATCCTGCCTATCAGTGGCTTTCCACGCAGGATTTCAAGGAAGAAGCCTTGATGAACAATATTTTCATCAACGAATTCGGCCTGCACGACTGGCGCATGGAAAGCGGACAGGGGATGTTCGAAGCGCTGCCGCCCGTGGGATTGTACAAATCATGGGTGCATGAGGAAAAGGCATCCTGCTCAGCTACGATGATCGTCGGTTCCAATCTCGGATACGGTGTGAACCACGTTTTGCAGGAGACGCCGGAGTCCCACAAGGTCATGCTTCTCGAACCGCGCGCCGAAATGCTGCTCGCCTGTCTCGGGCAGACTGATTACCGCCCGTTTTTCGAGGCCAAGAAATTTCATATCCTCGTGCCGGACGAGGATTACATCTGGGAAGTCATCCGCAATCTCGATCTCCAGTACGTGTACGGCAAGATTCATCTCAAAGCCGACATGCCCAGTCAGCAGCTCGGTCCCGAGTATGCCCGGTGGACAAAGATTGTTCGCGACAAGCTGGAGAACTTCTCCCTTGAACTCGCCACGCTTCGTTTTCGTCAGGACGTTATGGTCGGCAATGAGATCAATAATTTTAAGCTGGCCCGTGAGCATGGCAGTCTGCGAAGCCTTGAAGGCAAAGCCGGCGGCGTGGGCGGCGTGATCCTCGGTGCCGGACCCAGTCTTGAAAAACATGCGCCCGAACTGCTGAAGAATCGCAGTCACGTATTGTATACCTGCGCTCTCCAGACCCTGCCCACACTCCAGAATCTCGGCATCAAGCCGCATTTCTGCGTGGCCATCGACTATGACGATTCCATGCTGAAAATCTTCAACCGGCTCGATCCCGACTTCGTGCAGGACATCCCGCTCATTTATTCCACCAAGGTCAATCCGCAGACCGTCAAGCGGTACGCCGGACCGACCATCCCCCTGTGGACCGTGGGCGGCATGGGAACTTTTGTCATGAAGGAGCACGACCTCGTGCTTGACGCGGGCGGCAACGTCTCGGTCACGCTTTCCCGCCTGCTGCGGTGGTGCGGCGTGAGTCACATGCTTCTTGTGGGACAGGACTACGCATGGCTCAACAACCAGTCTCATGCCGGTGGGCACCACAACCATACCACCAACATGCAATTGCAGAGTTACCACCAGTACACGAAGAATATGGAAGGCGAGGAAATCCTCACCACCATCCAGTACATGACGGCCAAGCGCGAACTGGAGAACGATCTCCGTCAGTCCGCGTTCCCGATTTACAACATTTACGGCGGTGGTGTGGAGATCAAGGGCACTCGCGCCGTGGATATCGAGGCCGCCTACAAGGACGGCATTCTCGCCTCGGCCCCCGGAAGTGTGGATCGGTTCATGACGGATCTCATGGCCTGTCGCGAAGATAAAGTTGTTGTCCGTTTCGAGCCGCGCGGCCCCATGTGGTCAAGCTCCCTGCGTAATGCTGAAAAACTGCTCGGCAAGCTGTTCAAGAACGTGAAGGCCAACCAGAAGGAAATTCACGAAGTCTTCAACAAGATCGAGCTGTTCCTCAAGCAGGACCCGCTGTACATGCCGTATATCTTCAACGAGACTATTGATCTTGCCGGTTTGACCCGTGCCAAGCACTTCCATGAAAGAAAGGATT